Proteins encoded by one window of Plasmodium reichenowi strain SY57 chromosome Unknown, whole genome shotgun sequence:
- a CDS encoding rifin has translation MKVHCYNILLFSLLLNTLLLSSSQVYNQRNHYNTPHIKNREPTNLYRSLCECELYAPANYDNDTEMKKVMENFNKQTQQRLHEYDERMKTTRQKCKDQCNKEIKKIILKDKIDKELTEKFATLQTDIQNDAIPTCICEKSIADKMEKGCLRCAGVLGGGVMPGMGLIDGSLLGAISVLQPAAIEAAKAAAVTEATKAATNAGIEAVKLIINEFLTHFKKEFYVDLTKIVKKSTYNNFDSLFQSAKELLGDSCRPNPLNGSTNSFCNSTICEGGERTLRSWVQAGATKYEAEFALQKEALEATKVGAVEATTTSCQTAIIASIVAIVIIVLIMVIIYLILRYRRKKKMKKKFQYIKLLED, from the exons atgaaagtCCACTGctataacatattattattttctcttctattaaatacattgttattatcatcatcgCAA GTATATAATCAAAGGAACCATTACAACACACCCCATATAAAAAACAGAGAACCAACAAATTTATATAGATCATTATGTGAATGCGAATTGTACGCACCTGCCAACTATGATAATGACAcagaaatgaaaaaagtCATGGAAAATTTCAATAAACAGACACAACAAAGATTACACGAATATGACGAAAGGATGAAAACTACACGTCAAAAATGTAAAGATCAATGcaataaagaaattaaaaaaattatattaaaagacAAAATCGATAAGGAATTAACCGAAAAGTTTGCCACATTACAAACTGATATACAAAATGACGCCATTCCAACATGTATTTGCGAAAAGTCGATAGCGGACAAAATGGAAAAAGGATGTTTGCGATGTGCAGGTGTATTGGGAGGTGGTGTGATGCCTGGAATGGGATTGATAGATGGAAGTCTTTTAGGTGCTATAAGTGTGTTGCAACCTGCGGCAATTGAGGCCGCTAAGGCTGCGGCCGTAACTGAGGCTACGAAAGCTGCTACGAATGCTGGTATTGAAGCTGTGAAACTTATAATTAATGAATTTCTTACACATTTTAAGAAAGAATTTTACGTTGATTTGACAAAAATTGTTAAGAAATCAACATATAACAATTTTGATTCTCTATTTCAAAGTGCTAAAGAACTACTAGGTGATTCGTGTCGACCTAATCCATTAAATGGAAGTACGAATTCTTTTTGTAATTCGACAATATGCGAGGGTGGGGAAAGGACGCTTAGGAGTTGGGTACAAGCTGGTGCCACCAAATATGAAGCAGAATTCGCATTACAAAAAGAAGCACTTGAAGCAACAAAGGTGGGTGCAGTAGAAGCTACAACTACTAGTTGCCAGACTGCTATTATTGCTTCCATCGTTGcaatagtaataatagttTTAATTATggtaataatttatttaattttacgTTATCGAcgaaaaaagaaaatgaagaaaaaatttcaatacataaaattattagaaGACTAG